In Actinomycetota bacterium, the following are encoded in one genomic region:
- a CDS encoding DUF4193 domain-containing protein: MATDYDAPRKTDDELAEDSLEELKARRVDKSSAVVDVDEAELAESLELPGADLSDESLTVRVLPRQADEFTCSRCFLVHHRSQLAQERGSELICRECAA, translated from the coding sequence ATGGCCACCGACTACGACGCACCACGCAAGACCGACGACGAGTTGGCTGAGGACAGCCTCGAGGAGCTGAAGGCTCGCCGGGTGGACAAGTCCTCGGCAGTTGTCGATGTCGACGAGGCCGAGCTTGCGGAGTCACTGGAACTTCCCGGCGCCGACCTGTCCGACGAGAGCCTGACCGTGCGCGTCCTGCCACGCCAGGCCGACGAGTTCACGTGCTCGCGCTGCTTCCTGGTGCATCACCGCAGCCAGCTGGCCCAGGAGCGCGGCAGCGAACTGATCTGCCGCGAGTGCGCCGCCTGA
- a CDS encoding DUF3093 domain-containing protein, producing MAGSGAQRATGAARDDVDGRDVDGRDIDGRDIDDRDAEGRDGVEVLYAERLVPAWWLWPITFGLAAVLAVAYGYAYGVAVGVVIVVAVQAALVAAILATAVVVRVDDRVFRAGRARLPLRYVGRVRALDPQAAALARGRGADVSAYFVLRTWSTSTAVEVEITDPADPHRSWLVSTRHPHAVVAALTAARHAAIGPRPDSDGSDDPSTGEAALPDAGSVPVRQDGGDSPDDALPASGNAGERDDTEG from the coding sequence ATGGCCGGGTCGGGAGCGCAACGCGCCACGGGCGCCGCGCGCGACGACGTCGACGGCCGGGACGTCGACGGCCGGGACATCGACGGCCGGGACATCGACGACCGGGACGCCGAGGGCCGGGACGGCGTCGAGGTCCTCTACGCCGAGCGACTCGTTCCGGCCTGGTGGCTCTGGCCGATCACCTTCGGCCTCGCCGCAGTCCTGGCCGTGGCATACGGCTACGCGTACGGCGTGGCCGTCGGCGTCGTGATCGTCGTCGCCGTGCAAGCCGCGTTGGTCGCCGCGATCCTGGCGACCGCGGTCGTCGTACGGGTCGACGATCGGGTCTTCCGGGCGGGCCGGGCGCGACTGCCGCTGCGGTACGTCGGCCGCGTGCGGGCCCTGGATCCGCAGGCAGCCGCGCTCGCACGGGGGCGCGGCGCGGACGTCTCGGCGTACTTCGTGCTGCGGACCTGGTCCACCTCGACCGCTGTCGAGGTGGAGATCACGGATCCGGCCGACCCGCACCGCAGCTGGCTGGTGTCGACGCGGCATCCGCACGCGGTCGTGGCGGCCCTGACCGCCGCCCGGCACGCCGCGATCGGGCCGCGCCCGGACTCCGACGGCTCCGACGATCCGTCGACCGGGGAAGCCGCGCTGCCGGACGCGGGATCCGTGCCGGTGCGGCAGGATGGCGGCGACAGCCCAGACGACGCCCTGCCGGCGTCCGGCAACGCGGGCGAGCGCGACGACACCGAGGGCTGA
- a CDS encoding dUTP diphosphatase: MGELPVSAVDVPLLRLDPGLPPPAYARDGDAGADLMTTIDVVLPPGERALVPTGVAVAIPAGYAGFVHPRSGLAARHGVSLVNAPGTIDSGYRGEIQVSIVNLDPRSTVHLHRGDRIAQLVVQRVEHAHFTEVESLSASERGAAGFGSTGGHASSV; this comes from the coding sequence ATGGGCGAGCTTCCGGTTTCGGCGGTCGACGTGCCGCTGCTTCGGCTCGATCCCGGGCTGCCGCCGCCGGCGTACGCCCGCGACGGTGACGCCGGTGCGGACCTCATGACCACGATCGACGTCGTCCTGCCGCCGGGGGAGCGGGCGCTCGTGCCGACGGGGGTGGCCGTGGCGATCCCGGCGGGGTACGCCGGCTTCGTCCATCCGCGCAGTGGCCTGGCGGCACGCCACGGCGTGAGCCTGGTGAACGCTCCGGGCACCATCGACAGCGGGTACCGCGGCGAGATCCAGGTGAGCATCGTCAATCTCGATCCCCGCAGCACGGTGCACCTGCACCGGGGTGACCGCATCGCCCAGCTGGTGGTGCAGCGGGTCGAGCACGCCCACTTCACGGAAGTCGAGTCGCTGTCCGCATCCGAACGTGGCGCGGCAGGCTTCGGCTCCACCGGAGGCCACGCGAGTAGCGTGTGA
- a CDS encoding DUF4235 domain-containing protein gives MADKRDLIKIAAPIAAIAATWGARQALGAGYRKATGTPPPRNEDIEVPLRKVLIFAVLSAVAASVANVLITRAVTRATATATSSHNPAAQSS, from the coding sequence ATGGCGGACAAGCGGGACCTGATCAAGATCGCGGCACCGATCGCGGCGATCGCGGCGACGTGGGGCGCACGACAGGCTCTCGGCGCTGGCTACCGCAAGGCCACCGGTACACCGCCGCCGCGCAACGAGGACATCGAGGTGCCGCTGCGCAAGGTCCTGATCTTCGCCGTACTCAGCGCGGTGGCCGCCAGCGTCGCCAACGTCCTGATCACGCGCGCCGTCACTCGGGCCACCGCCACGGCCACGTCCAGCCACAACCCGGCCGCCCAGAGCTCGTAG
- a CDS encoding DUF3710 domain-containing protein, whose protein sequence is MFRRRRHQDGAEPIDPDHVDPDQLDDDHVDGEPDAVTQAAGTGPTAPRPADRSAGPYDEDEAAPQRERLDLGALRLPAVPGAEIRVEVDQQTGAVTAVTVVLADSAVQLQPFAAPRTAGIWDEARREIRGQVSSSGGTVDEVTGPFGPEVRTQVPAQLPDGSPAVQPARFVGVDGPRWFLRAVFLGQAALDPAAAAELEQLVRDVVVVRGGEAMPPGEPLPLRLPTDAVADGSADGDGPAGAGDLNPYERGPEITEIR, encoded by the coding sequence GTGTTCCGACGCCGCCGCCACCAGGACGGCGCTGAGCCGATCGACCCTGATCACGTCGACCCCGATCAGCTCGACGACGATCACGTGGACGGCGAACCGGACGCGGTGACGCAGGCTGCGGGCACCGGCCCGACCGCGCCGCGGCCGGCGGACCGCAGCGCCGGTCCGTACGACGAGGACGAGGCTGCGCCACAGCGCGAGCGGCTGGACCTCGGCGCGCTGCGGCTTCCGGCGGTGCCCGGTGCCGAGATCCGGGTCGAGGTCGACCAGCAGACCGGCGCGGTGACAGCGGTCACCGTGGTGCTCGCCGACTCCGCCGTTCAACTGCAACCGTTCGCGGCCCCTCGCACCGCGGGGATCTGGGACGAGGCGCGGCGGGAGATCAGGGGCCAGGTCAGCTCCAGCGGCGGCACCGTGGACGAGGTCACCGGCCCGTTCGGACCGGAGGTACGGACCCAGGTTCCCGCGCAGTTGCCGGACGGGTCGCCGGCTGTGCAGCCGGCCCGCTTCGTCGGCGTCGACGGCCCCCGCTGGTTCCTGCGCGCGGTCTTCCTCGGTCAGGCGGCGCTCGACCCGGCGGCGGCCGCCGAACTGGAACAGCTGGTGCGCGACGTCGTCGTCGTCCGCGGCGGCGAGGCCATGCCGCCGGGGGAGCCGTTGCCGCTTCGGCTGCCCACCGACGCCGTCGCCGACGGATCCGCCGACGGCGACGGCCCGGCCGGTGCCGGCGACCTGAACCCGTACGAGCGCGGCCCGGAGATCACCGAGATCCGGTAG
- a CDS encoding gamma carbonic anhydrase family protein translates to MGCCSAARRAASGRSGAPVPVYALGDSVPAIHPEAWVHPDAVVIGAVTIGPESTVWPGAVLRGDAGTIRIGAQTSVQDGTVVHCTSELPTVVGDRCVVGHRVHLEGCTIEDDCLIGSGSVVLHRVVVRANALVGAQALVPNGTEVPSRAMALGVPARIRPDAVAVGAFRDGAAHYVERGHLYRAQLRRLDT, encoded by the coding sequence ATGGGATGCTGCAGCGCGGCCCGCCGGGCCGCGTCAGGAAGGAGCGGAGCGCCGGTGCCCGTGTACGCGCTGGGGGACAGCGTCCCCGCCATCCATCCGGAGGCCTGGGTCCATCCCGATGCGGTCGTCATCGGAGCTGTGACCATCGGACCGGAGTCCACGGTGTGGCCCGGGGCGGTGCTGCGCGGTGACGCCGGCACCATCCGGATCGGCGCCCAGACCTCGGTGCAGGACGGCACCGTCGTGCACTGCACGAGTGAGCTGCCGACCGTGGTCGGCGACCGCTGCGTGGTCGGCCACCGGGTCCATCTCGAAGGGTGCACGATCGAGGACGACTGCCTGATCGGGTCGGGTTCGGTCGTCCTGCACCGGGTCGTCGTACGGGCCAACGCCCTGGTCGGCGCGCAGGCCCTCGTCCCCAATGGCACCGAAGTCCCCAGCCGCGCGATGGCGCTGGGCGTACCGGCCCGGATCCGGCCGGACGCCGTGGCGGTCGGCGCGTTCCGTGACGGTGCAGCGCACTACGTGGAACGCGGCCACCTCTACCGGGCGCAGCTGCGGCGGCTGGACACCTGA